The DNA sequence GATGCCGGACCGGATTGAAACCGGCACCTACCTGGTGGCCGCTGCCGTTACCGGTGGCCGCGTCAAGGTCAAGGACACCGATCCGACCATCCTCGAAGCCGTCCTGGAAAAACTCAAGGAAGCGGGTGCCGAAGTCACCTGCGGCGAAGACTGGATCGAAGTGAACATGCACGGCAAGCGGCCCAAGGCCGTCAACGTGCGGACCGCTCCGTACCCGGCGTTCCCGACGGACATGCAGGCCCAGTTCATCTCCCTTAACGCCATTGCCGAAGGCACGGGCGCGGTGATCGAGACGATCTTCGAAAACCGTTTCATGCACGTCTACGAGCTGCACCGCATGGGCGCCAAGATCCAGGTCGAAGGCAACACGGCCATCGTTACCGGCACCGAGAAGCTCAAGGGCGCGCCAGTGATGGCCACCGACCTGCGGGCCTCGGCCAGCCTGGTGATCTCGGCCCTGGTGGCCGAAGGCGATACCCTGATCGATCGCATCTACCACATCGACCGTGGTTATGAGTGCATCGAAGAGAAGTTGCAGATGCTTGGCGCCAAGATCCGCCGCGTACCGGGCTAGTTCTGGTTGCATGGATGCAGGGACGCATCCGTTGATTTCGTTTCATTCGAGGGTGGTTGCACCCTCGATGTATGTCCGGCGCCGCTTGCGACCGGGCATGAGTACCTTGATAAGGACTGACGTTTCCCATGTTGACCATCGCACTGTCCAAGGGCCGCATCCTTGACGACACCCTGCCGCTTCTGGCTGAAGCAGGCATCGTGCCGACCGAGAATCCGGACAAGAGCCGCAAGCTGATCATCCCCACGACCCAGGCCGATGTGCGCTTGTTGATCGTGCGTGCCACCGATGTGCCGACTTACGTGGAACATGGCGCCGCCGACCTGGGCGTTGCCGGTAAAGACGTGCTGATGGAATACGGCGGCCAGGGCCTGTACGAGCCCCTGGACCTGCAGATCGCCCGTTGCAAGCTGATGACCGCCGGTAAAGTCGGCGCGCCGGAGCCTAAGGGCCGCTTGCGGGTGGCGACCAAGTTCGTCAACGTTGCCAAGCGTTATTACGCCGAGCAGGGCCGTCAGGTCGATATCATCAAGTTGTACGGTTCGATGGAGCTGGCGCCGCTGATCGGCCTGGCGGACAAGATCATCGACGTGGTCGACACCGGCAACACCCTGCGGGCCAATGGCCTGGAACCCCAGGATTTCATCGCGGACATCACCTCCCGGCTGATCGTCAACAAGGCTTCGATGAAGATGCAGCACGCCCGAATCCAGGCTTTGATCGATACCCTGCGCAAGGCAGTGGAATCGCGACACCGCGGCTGATTCACCTGCGCGACCTTGAGTCGCGCCCGTCTATCCGTGTCATAGCCAATTTTCTCAGGTGCCCACGCGAATGGACTGGTAGCTTAGGGCGCCTGAGCATTTGCCATTAATGAGGCCCTCGCTATGACCGCTCCCACTTCGATTCGCCGACTCAACGCTGCCGACCCGGATTTCGCACATCATCTGGATCATCTGCTGAGCTGGGAAAGTGTGTCTGACGACTCGGTCAATCAGCGGGTGCTGGACATCATCAAGGCCGTGCGCGAGCGTGGCGATGCAGCCCTGGTGGAGTTCACCCAGAAATTCGACGGCCTGCAAGTGGCGTCCATGGCCGACCTGATCCTGCCGCGCGAGCGCCTGGAGCTGGCCCTGACCCGGATCACCGTGCTCCAGCGCGAAGCCCTGGAAAAAGCCGCATCCCGGGTGCGCGACTATCACGAAAGACAGAAACAGGACTCCTGGAGCTACACCGAAGCCGACGGCACGGTGCTGGGCCAGAAAGTCACGCCACTGGACCGCGCCGGCCTGTATGTACCGGGTGGCAAGGCATCCTATCCATCCTCGGTGCTGATGAACGCCATCCCGGCCAAGGTGGCCGGCGTGACCGAGGTG is a window from the Pseudomonas brassicacearum genome containing:
- the hisG gene encoding ATP phosphoribosyltransferase, yielding MLTIALSKGRILDDTLPLLAEAGIVPTENPDKSRKLIIPTTQADVRLLIVRATDVPTYVEHGAADLGVAGKDVLMEYGGQGLYEPLDLQIARCKLMTAGKVGAPEPKGRLRVATKFVNVAKRYYAEQGRQVDIIKLYGSMELAPLIGLADKIIDVVDTGNTLRANGLEPQDFIADITSRLIVNKASMKMQHARIQALIDTLRKAVESRHRG